A window from Malania oleifera isolate guangnan ecotype guangnan chromosome 7, ASM2987363v1, whole genome shotgun sequence encodes these proteins:
- the LOC131159768 gene encoding sucrose synthase 7-like isoform X1 has translation MAAATSSGNGAGGGGGAATLKRTESIAENMPEALKQSRYHMKKCFASYVGMGKRLLKRAHLMHELDATIDDPTERSKVFQGTLGYILSSTQEAAVVPPHVAFAIRPSPGFWEYVKVNSEDLSDVVSISASDYLKFKELIYHREWANDENALEVDFGALEFSMPHLTLSSSIGSGIGFVSKFMTSKLCAGSGLHSAEPLLDYLLSLKDYRGDQLMINETLNTATKLQMALIVADVYLSAIPTGTPFPSFELRLKEWGFEKGWGDTAERVRQTMRWLSELLQAPDPLSMEKFVSRLPTIFNVVIFSPHGYFGQSDVLGLPDTGGQVVYILDQVKALEEELTLRIREQGLHASPQILVVTRLIPEARGTKCNMELEAIHGTKHSHILRIPFKTEKGDILRPWLSRFDVYPYLERFTRDATEKILDLMEGKPDLVIGNYTDGNLVASLMAGRLGITLGTIAHALEKTKYEDSDVKWKDLDPKYHFSCQFTADTIAMNAADFIITSTYQEIAGSKDRPGQYESHNAFTLPGLCRVVSGINVFDPKFNIASPGADQSMYFPFTEKQKRLTTFHPAIEELLYNNKGDTEEHMGYLADTQKPIIFSMARLDTVKNITGLTEWYGKNMRLRELVNLVVVAGFFQPSKSKDREEMAEISKMHSLIEKYQLKGQIRWIAAQTDRQRNGELYRCIADTKGAFVQPALYEAFGLTIIEAMNCGLPTFATNQGGPAEIIVDGVSGFHINPNDGDESGYKIADFFEKCKNDTGYWNEISEAGLNRIEECYTWKIYANKVLNMGSIYTFWRQLNKEPKQAKQRYIQLFYNLHFSNLTKKMLLPPEAPPRPEPKETLKQQPTQSIRRSRSLSRLFGV, from the exons ATGGCAGCGGCGACTTCCAGTGGTAACGGCGCTGGTGGTGGTGGTGGGGCGGCGACGTTGAAGCGGACGGAGTCGATAGCAGAGAACATGCCGGAAGCGCTGAAGCAGAGCAGGTACCACATGAAGAAGTGCTTCGCCAGCTACGTGGGAATGGGGAAAAGGCTGCTGAAGCGCGCCCACTTGATGCATGAACTGGACGCCACCATCGACGACCCCACCGAACGATCCAAGGTCTTCCAAGGCACGCTTGGCTACATCCTCTCCTCCACTCAG GAGGCGGCAGTTGTGCCTCCTCATGTGGCCTTTGCTATAAGGCCGAGTCCCGGGTTCTGGGAATACGTAAAAGTGAACTCTGAAGATCTCTCGGACGTCGTGTCCATCTCTGCTTCTGACTACTTAAAATTCAAAGAGCTAATATACCATCGAGAATG GGCGAATGATGAGAATGCATTGGAAGTGGATTTTGGGGCACTTGAATTCTCAATGCCTCACCTTACCCTCTCTTCTTCAATAGGAAGTGGGATTGGCTTCGTTTCGAAGTTCATGACCTCAAAGCTATGTGCAGGATCAGGATTACACAGCGCAGAGCCTCTTCTTGATTACTTACTCTCACTCAAGGACTACAGGGGAGAC CAACTGATGATAAATGAGACGCTGAACACAGCGACAAAGCTTCAGATGGCGCTGATTGTGGCGGATGTGTACCTCTCTGCAATTCCCACGGGCACACCGTTCCCGAGCTTCGAGCTTAG ATTGAAGGAGTGGGGGTTCGAAAAGGGATGGGGCGACACTGCAGAGAGGGTGAGGCAGACAATGAGATGGTTGTCGGAGCTGCTGCAGGCTCCAGACCCCCTCAGCATGGAGAAGTTCGTTAGCAGGCTCCCTACTATTTTTAATGTCGTAATATTCTCCCCACATGGATATTTTGGGCAGTCCGATGTTCTCGGTTTGCCCGACACCGGTGGCCAGGTAG TTTACATCCTTGATCAAGTCAAAGCCCTGGAAGAGGAACTAACTCTCAGAATAAGGGAGCAAGGGCTCCATGCCAGTCCTCAAATCCTCGTG GTGACGCGGCTTATACCGGAGGCTCGAGGGACAAAGTGCAACATGGAGTTGGAGGCAATCCATGGAACCAAACACTCCCATATTCTCCGCATCCCATTCAAAACGGAGAAAGGGGACATTCTTCGCCCATGGCTTTCTCGTTTCGATGTTTATCCCTATCTTGAGAGGTTCACTCGG GATGCGACAGAAAAGATATTGGACCTGATGGAAGGAAAGCCAGACCTCGTCATAGGAAACTACACAGATGGGAACTTGGTGGCATCTCTCATGGCAGGCAGACTGGGGATAACTCTG GGAACCATTGCTCATGCCTTGGAGAAGACTAAATACGAAGACTCTGATGTCAAGTGGAAAGATTTAGACCCCAAGTACCATTTCTCCTGCCAATTCACTGCTGACACAATTGCCATGAATGCTGCAGATTTCATCATCACCAGCACGTATCAAGAGATCGCGGGAAG CAAAGATAGACCTGGGCAGTATGAAAGCCACAATGCTTTTACTCTTCCGGGGCTCTGCAGAGTTGTTTCCGGGATCAACGTCTTCGATCCCAAGTTCAATATTGCATCACCGGGGGCCGACCAGTCTATGTATTTCCCTTTCACAGAAAAACAGAAGCGGCTCACAACATTTCATCCTGCCATTGAAGAACTACTTTATAACAATAAAGGGGACACTGAAGAGCACAT GGGATATCTAGCAGACACGCAAAAGCCCATCATCTTCTCAATGGCAAGGCTTGACACGGTGAAGAACATCACTGGGTTAACCGAGTGGTATGGGAAGAACATGAGGCTGAGAGAATTAGTTAACCTTGTTGTTGTTGCGGGTTTCTTCCAGCCTTCCAAATCGAAAGATAGAGAGGAAATGGCTGAAATTAGCAAGATGCACTCGCTAATAGAGAAATACCAGCTGAAAGGTCAGATTAGATGGATTGCTGCACAGACTGACAGACAAAGGAATGGAGAACTCTATCGATGTATAGCTGATACAAAGGGAGCTTTCGTGCAGCCCGCTTTATACGAAGCATTCGGTCTTACCATTATTGAGGCGATGAACTGTGGGTTGCCTACCTTTGCTACTAATCAAGGAGGCCCCGCCGAAATTATTGTTGACGGGGTCTCCGGCTTTCATATTAATCCCAACGACGGAGACGAGTCCGGTTATAAAATTGCTGATTTCTTTGAGAAGTGCAAGAATGATACTGGATACTGGAATGAGATTTCAGAAGCAGGCCTAAACCGTATAGAAGAATG CTACACATGGAAGATATATGCAAACAAGGTGTTGAACATGGGTAGTATTTATACCTTCTGGAGACAATTGAACAAGGAACCGAAGCAAGCAAAGCAAAGATATATCCAGTTGTTCTATAATCTCCATTTCAGCAACTTg ACCAAAAAAATGCTCTTGCCACCAGAAGCACCTCCACGCCCAGAACCAAAGGAAACACTCAAACAACAGCCCACTCAAAG CATCAGGCGCTCGCGATCGTTGTCGAG GTTGTTTGGAGTGTGA
- the LOC131159768 gene encoding sucrose synthase 6-like isoform X2, which produces MAAATSSGNGAGGGGGAATLKRTESIAENMPEALKQSRYHMKKCFASYVGMGKRLLKRAHLMHELDATIDDPTERSKVFQGTLGYILSSTQEAAVVPPHVAFAIRPSPGFWEYVKVNSEDLSDVVSISASDYLKFKELIYHREWANDENALEVDFGALEFSMPHLTLSSSIGSGIGFVSKFMTSKLCAGSGLHSAEPLLDYLLSLKDYRGDQLMINETLNTATKLQMALIVADVYLSAIPTGTPFPSFELRLKEWGFEKGWGDTAERVRQTMRWLSELLQAPDPLSMEKFVSRLPTIFNVVIFSPHGYFGQSDVLGLPDTGGQVVYILDQVKALEEELTLRIREQGLHASPQILVVTRLIPEARGTKCNMELEAIHGTKHSHILRIPFKTEKGDILRPWLSRFDVYPYLERFTRDATEKILDLMEGKPDLVIGNYTDGNLVASLMAGRLGITLGTIAHALEKTKYEDSDVKWKDLDPKYHFSCQFTADTIAMNAADFIITSTYQEIAGSKDRPGQYESHNAFTLPGLCRVVSGINVFDPKFNIASPGADQSMYFPFTEKQKRLTTFHPAIEELLYNNKGDTEEHMGYLADTQKPIIFSMARLDTVKNITGLTEWYGKNMRLRELVNLVVVAGFFQPSKSKDREEMAEISKMHSLIEKYQLKGQIRWIAAQTDRQRNGELYRCIADTKGAFVQPALYEAFGLTIIEAMNCGLPTFATNQGGPAEIIVDGVSGFHINPNDGDESGYKIADFFEKCKNDTGYWNEISEAGLNRIEECYTWKIYANKVLNMGSIYTFWRQLNKEPKQAKQRYIQLFYNLHFSNLTKKMLLPPEAPPRPEPKETLKQQPTQRHVTLFGV; this is translated from the exons ATGGCAGCGGCGACTTCCAGTGGTAACGGCGCTGGTGGTGGTGGTGGGGCGGCGACGTTGAAGCGGACGGAGTCGATAGCAGAGAACATGCCGGAAGCGCTGAAGCAGAGCAGGTACCACATGAAGAAGTGCTTCGCCAGCTACGTGGGAATGGGGAAAAGGCTGCTGAAGCGCGCCCACTTGATGCATGAACTGGACGCCACCATCGACGACCCCACCGAACGATCCAAGGTCTTCCAAGGCACGCTTGGCTACATCCTCTCCTCCACTCAG GAGGCGGCAGTTGTGCCTCCTCATGTGGCCTTTGCTATAAGGCCGAGTCCCGGGTTCTGGGAATACGTAAAAGTGAACTCTGAAGATCTCTCGGACGTCGTGTCCATCTCTGCTTCTGACTACTTAAAATTCAAAGAGCTAATATACCATCGAGAATG GGCGAATGATGAGAATGCATTGGAAGTGGATTTTGGGGCACTTGAATTCTCAATGCCTCACCTTACCCTCTCTTCTTCAATAGGAAGTGGGATTGGCTTCGTTTCGAAGTTCATGACCTCAAAGCTATGTGCAGGATCAGGATTACACAGCGCAGAGCCTCTTCTTGATTACTTACTCTCACTCAAGGACTACAGGGGAGAC CAACTGATGATAAATGAGACGCTGAACACAGCGACAAAGCTTCAGATGGCGCTGATTGTGGCGGATGTGTACCTCTCTGCAATTCCCACGGGCACACCGTTCCCGAGCTTCGAGCTTAG ATTGAAGGAGTGGGGGTTCGAAAAGGGATGGGGCGACACTGCAGAGAGGGTGAGGCAGACAATGAGATGGTTGTCGGAGCTGCTGCAGGCTCCAGACCCCCTCAGCATGGAGAAGTTCGTTAGCAGGCTCCCTACTATTTTTAATGTCGTAATATTCTCCCCACATGGATATTTTGGGCAGTCCGATGTTCTCGGTTTGCCCGACACCGGTGGCCAGGTAG TTTACATCCTTGATCAAGTCAAAGCCCTGGAAGAGGAACTAACTCTCAGAATAAGGGAGCAAGGGCTCCATGCCAGTCCTCAAATCCTCGTG GTGACGCGGCTTATACCGGAGGCTCGAGGGACAAAGTGCAACATGGAGTTGGAGGCAATCCATGGAACCAAACACTCCCATATTCTCCGCATCCCATTCAAAACGGAGAAAGGGGACATTCTTCGCCCATGGCTTTCTCGTTTCGATGTTTATCCCTATCTTGAGAGGTTCACTCGG GATGCGACAGAAAAGATATTGGACCTGATGGAAGGAAAGCCAGACCTCGTCATAGGAAACTACACAGATGGGAACTTGGTGGCATCTCTCATGGCAGGCAGACTGGGGATAACTCTG GGAACCATTGCTCATGCCTTGGAGAAGACTAAATACGAAGACTCTGATGTCAAGTGGAAAGATTTAGACCCCAAGTACCATTTCTCCTGCCAATTCACTGCTGACACAATTGCCATGAATGCTGCAGATTTCATCATCACCAGCACGTATCAAGAGATCGCGGGAAG CAAAGATAGACCTGGGCAGTATGAAAGCCACAATGCTTTTACTCTTCCGGGGCTCTGCAGAGTTGTTTCCGGGATCAACGTCTTCGATCCCAAGTTCAATATTGCATCACCGGGGGCCGACCAGTCTATGTATTTCCCTTTCACAGAAAAACAGAAGCGGCTCACAACATTTCATCCTGCCATTGAAGAACTACTTTATAACAATAAAGGGGACACTGAAGAGCACAT GGGATATCTAGCAGACACGCAAAAGCCCATCATCTTCTCAATGGCAAGGCTTGACACGGTGAAGAACATCACTGGGTTAACCGAGTGGTATGGGAAGAACATGAGGCTGAGAGAATTAGTTAACCTTGTTGTTGTTGCGGGTTTCTTCCAGCCTTCCAAATCGAAAGATAGAGAGGAAATGGCTGAAATTAGCAAGATGCACTCGCTAATAGAGAAATACCAGCTGAAAGGTCAGATTAGATGGATTGCTGCACAGACTGACAGACAAAGGAATGGAGAACTCTATCGATGTATAGCTGATACAAAGGGAGCTTTCGTGCAGCCCGCTTTATACGAAGCATTCGGTCTTACCATTATTGAGGCGATGAACTGTGGGTTGCCTACCTTTGCTACTAATCAAGGAGGCCCCGCCGAAATTATTGTTGACGGGGTCTCCGGCTTTCATATTAATCCCAACGACGGAGACGAGTCCGGTTATAAAATTGCTGATTTCTTTGAGAAGTGCAAGAATGATACTGGATACTGGAATGAGATTTCAGAAGCAGGCCTAAACCGTATAGAAGAATG CTACACATGGAAGATATATGCAAACAAGGTGTTGAACATGGGTAGTATTTATACCTTCTGGAGACAATTGAACAAGGAACCGAAGCAAGCAAAGCAAAGATATATCCAGTTGTTCTATAATCTCCATTTCAGCAACTTg ACCAAAAAAATGCTCTTGCCACCAGAAGCACCTCCACGCCCAGAACCAAAGGAAACACTCAAACAACAGCCCACTCAAAGGCATGTTAC GTTGTTTGGAGTGTGA
- the LOC131159768 gene encoding sucrose synthase 6-like isoform X3, translating into MAAATSSGNGAGGGGGAATLKRTESIAENMPEALKQSRYHMKKCFASYVGMGKRLLKRAHLMHELDATIDDPTERSKVFQGTLGYILSSTQEAAVVPPHVAFAIRPSPGFWEYVKVNSEDLSDVVSISASDYLKFKELIYHREWANDENALEVDFGALEFSMPHLTLSSSIGSGIGFVSKFMTSKLCAGSGLHSAEPLLDYLLSLKDYRGDQLMINETLNTATKLQMALIVADVYLSAIPTGTPFPSFELRLKEWGFEKGWGDTAERVRQTMRWLSELLQAPDPLSMEKFVSRLPTIFNVVIFSPHGYFGQSDVLGLPDTGGQVVYILDQVKALEEELTLRIREQGLHASPQILVVTRLIPEARGTKCNMELEAIHGTKHSHILRIPFKTEKGDILRPWLSRFDVYPYLERFTRDATEKILDLMEGKPDLVIGNYTDGNLVASLMAGRLGITLGTIAHALEKTKYEDSDVKWKDLDPKYHFSCQFTADTIAMNAADFIITSTYQEIAGSKDRPGQYESHNAFTLPGLCRVVSGINVFDPKFNIASPGADQSMYFPFTEKQKRLTTFHPAIEELLYNNKGDTEEHMGYLADTQKPIIFSMARLDTVKNITGLTEWYGKNMRLRELVNLVVVAGFFQPSKSKDREEMAEISKMHSLIEKYQLKGQIRWIAAQTDRQRNGELYRCIADTKGAFVQPALYEAFGLTIIEAMNCGLPTFATNQGGPAEIIVDGVSGFHINPNDGDESGYKIADFFEKCKNDTGYWNEISEAGLNRIEECYTWKIYANKVLNMGSIYTFWRQLNKEPKQAKQRYIQLFYNLHFSNLTKKMLLPPEAPPRPEPKETLKQQPTQRHVTPY; encoded by the exons ATGGCAGCGGCGACTTCCAGTGGTAACGGCGCTGGTGGTGGTGGTGGGGCGGCGACGTTGAAGCGGACGGAGTCGATAGCAGAGAACATGCCGGAAGCGCTGAAGCAGAGCAGGTACCACATGAAGAAGTGCTTCGCCAGCTACGTGGGAATGGGGAAAAGGCTGCTGAAGCGCGCCCACTTGATGCATGAACTGGACGCCACCATCGACGACCCCACCGAACGATCCAAGGTCTTCCAAGGCACGCTTGGCTACATCCTCTCCTCCACTCAG GAGGCGGCAGTTGTGCCTCCTCATGTGGCCTTTGCTATAAGGCCGAGTCCCGGGTTCTGGGAATACGTAAAAGTGAACTCTGAAGATCTCTCGGACGTCGTGTCCATCTCTGCTTCTGACTACTTAAAATTCAAAGAGCTAATATACCATCGAGAATG GGCGAATGATGAGAATGCATTGGAAGTGGATTTTGGGGCACTTGAATTCTCAATGCCTCACCTTACCCTCTCTTCTTCAATAGGAAGTGGGATTGGCTTCGTTTCGAAGTTCATGACCTCAAAGCTATGTGCAGGATCAGGATTACACAGCGCAGAGCCTCTTCTTGATTACTTACTCTCACTCAAGGACTACAGGGGAGAC CAACTGATGATAAATGAGACGCTGAACACAGCGACAAAGCTTCAGATGGCGCTGATTGTGGCGGATGTGTACCTCTCTGCAATTCCCACGGGCACACCGTTCCCGAGCTTCGAGCTTAG ATTGAAGGAGTGGGGGTTCGAAAAGGGATGGGGCGACACTGCAGAGAGGGTGAGGCAGACAATGAGATGGTTGTCGGAGCTGCTGCAGGCTCCAGACCCCCTCAGCATGGAGAAGTTCGTTAGCAGGCTCCCTACTATTTTTAATGTCGTAATATTCTCCCCACATGGATATTTTGGGCAGTCCGATGTTCTCGGTTTGCCCGACACCGGTGGCCAGGTAG TTTACATCCTTGATCAAGTCAAAGCCCTGGAAGAGGAACTAACTCTCAGAATAAGGGAGCAAGGGCTCCATGCCAGTCCTCAAATCCTCGTG GTGACGCGGCTTATACCGGAGGCTCGAGGGACAAAGTGCAACATGGAGTTGGAGGCAATCCATGGAACCAAACACTCCCATATTCTCCGCATCCCATTCAAAACGGAGAAAGGGGACATTCTTCGCCCATGGCTTTCTCGTTTCGATGTTTATCCCTATCTTGAGAGGTTCACTCGG GATGCGACAGAAAAGATATTGGACCTGATGGAAGGAAAGCCAGACCTCGTCATAGGAAACTACACAGATGGGAACTTGGTGGCATCTCTCATGGCAGGCAGACTGGGGATAACTCTG GGAACCATTGCTCATGCCTTGGAGAAGACTAAATACGAAGACTCTGATGTCAAGTGGAAAGATTTAGACCCCAAGTACCATTTCTCCTGCCAATTCACTGCTGACACAATTGCCATGAATGCTGCAGATTTCATCATCACCAGCACGTATCAAGAGATCGCGGGAAG CAAAGATAGACCTGGGCAGTATGAAAGCCACAATGCTTTTACTCTTCCGGGGCTCTGCAGAGTTGTTTCCGGGATCAACGTCTTCGATCCCAAGTTCAATATTGCATCACCGGGGGCCGACCAGTCTATGTATTTCCCTTTCACAGAAAAACAGAAGCGGCTCACAACATTTCATCCTGCCATTGAAGAACTACTTTATAACAATAAAGGGGACACTGAAGAGCACAT GGGATATCTAGCAGACACGCAAAAGCCCATCATCTTCTCAATGGCAAGGCTTGACACGGTGAAGAACATCACTGGGTTAACCGAGTGGTATGGGAAGAACATGAGGCTGAGAGAATTAGTTAACCTTGTTGTTGTTGCGGGTTTCTTCCAGCCTTCCAAATCGAAAGATAGAGAGGAAATGGCTGAAATTAGCAAGATGCACTCGCTAATAGAGAAATACCAGCTGAAAGGTCAGATTAGATGGATTGCTGCACAGACTGACAGACAAAGGAATGGAGAACTCTATCGATGTATAGCTGATACAAAGGGAGCTTTCGTGCAGCCCGCTTTATACGAAGCATTCGGTCTTACCATTATTGAGGCGATGAACTGTGGGTTGCCTACCTTTGCTACTAATCAAGGAGGCCCCGCCGAAATTATTGTTGACGGGGTCTCCGGCTTTCATATTAATCCCAACGACGGAGACGAGTCCGGTTATAAAATTGCTGATTTCTTTGAGAAGTGCAAGAATGATACTGGATACTGGAATGAGATTTCAGAAGCAGGCCTAAACCGTATAGAAGAATG CTACACATGGAAGATATATGCAAACAAGGTGTTGAACATGGGTAGTATTTATACCTTCTGGAGACAATTGAACAAGGAACCGAAGCAAGCAAAGCAAAGATATATCCAGTTGTTCTATAATCTCCATTTCAGCAACTTg ACCAAAAAAATGCTCTTGCCACCAGAAGCACCTCCACGCCCAGAACCAAAGGAAACACTCAAACAACAGCCCACTCAAAGGCATGTTAC ACCATACTAA